TGTTTTACAAAACGGCCCATACCTATAACTGACACACCATTCTGTTCTTCTATACAACAGGATGGCTGTTTATATATaggctgtttatatatatatatatatatatatatatatatataatatatatatatatatatatgtgtgtgtgtgtgtgtgtgtgtgtgtgtgtgtgtgtgtgtgtgtgtgtgtgtgtgtgtgtgtgtgtattttacaatatttcagaTACATTTCATTtatctgaaatattttctttttacccCAAATTTTCATAGAATAACCTATATTATTGCATTGATCATCTTgaaactaaaataacaatttgCCTGAGTTATGCAATGTAtcacacatttttgcatatgGAAGAATAGAATGAATAGAAGAATAGTGAAGTTGATGTTATTTTTGgtaaatgaaaaacagttttgCTGTTGGAAAGACATGTAGAAAACCACAACATCATTTTATGGTTAATGAATGTGCATATGACGCTTGTGAGGGTTATGAGGTTAAGACATGTAAAACCTGTGTAAAATTTTTGACTCGTGGTATGTTGTATATAATTGCTTTGACTTAAACAGAAGCGCAGAAAACACAGTTTTAGTTGAATTTGTTCACAATGTCGTCAAATGGTGCCGCACAAGGACTAGCATTACTGCTTTGGTTAACTGGCATGGAAGGTGAGATACATCAACCACATTTTAggggttttttttaaacgtacTTTTCAATATTGTTGAATTACATGAACTGAATattcttcattttaatttgaactaatttgtacacatttttgtatatgtCTTGTACATGGTAGCCCAATTAAGTGATTACAGCATCTAAAAACATTAACTGAAATAACTGTGGTTTGTTCAAGACAGTAATGACAGGATGAACACATTGCTTTTGGTTTTATAAGATTTTTAATGCTTAAATTGGTAGCTATatctgtttagtttagttttcttaTGTTCAGATACTCTGTACACTTTTATAATCACATAGgacatacatttaaaactaataGGCTTCAATCTAGCACAGATTATCAAGGGAAATAAAACGCTGTAAAAAGCATTAGCATCATACAAATGATAGCATCTCCAATAACAATCTGCAAACTTTAGACATGTTTCTGATAGCAGTGTATTTAAGAATCTATTATCTGAAAATATTTGAATACATATGTATTGGAATAATTTTTTCAGGTTTCAGAGTAAAATCGCTCTCTTTAttcagctgattttttttttttttttttaaataaaaatatgtattttttattaccggtaaattaataaaatgcaccCAGCATATGGATTTATAGAATATCCTGCAGTCTTACTTCATGAGCTTACCCTGGTCATTAAGAAAAAATGCAcatgtccatgtatttacacatttattttgttaaagacTGATGGTTTTGGACATTTTATCCATTGTTAGCATCAAATAATTGAAGACAATTATCTTTGTTTTTGCTACTCTGCAGGATAGCAGTGCcagaattaaaatgcaatcatGTATTTAACACCTGGAGGGAAAGAGAGACAGGTGCTCCCAGGAGTCTATATACCTGCAGTCTGATACTGTTAATAAATTGTAAAGAATGTGCTTTTTTaacttattaataaaatatataatatatatatatatatatatatatatatatatatataatagaatctatatatatatagcctatatatatatcaatatataatatagaattgCAAGTGACCTACATCATACAGTCTGCAGTCCATTCGTTGATCTAGATCGTCATGTTACTGACGGctcaattgttatttttacagcAGGGGATGAATATCATTAACATTCTTTAATTTTTAGGACACGACTCTGCATGTTCCCTTGAAGTTCGTGTGCCCCGAAATATTGCATGGAATGTTTCTGTTATGAGAACTCTGACAATAAACTGCACAGTAAACTACTGTGAAGAAGAACCTGAAGTGACGTGGTGTAAAATACTTGGGAGTGACTGCAAACCACTGAATGCAAGAGTTGAAACTTCTTGGAATCAACCAAGCATCCATTCAGCTGTCTCTTCCCTCACTTTCTTCAATATCTCCTTGAATGATAGCGGACAGTATCGATGCAAGGCTGTCGATGTCCGGGGGATTAGCAGTGTGGGGCATTCTATTACTGTTAATGTCTCACGTGAGTTttcaaaagattttatttttccagtttttaattaacCACTATTATGCTTCAAGCAGCCTAGCATTGATAGATATAGAATTAGTTTAATCGTTGTTTCATGTTCATTGCGCTTTATGTCAAAGTTCACATACTGTATGTCTACATAGTGTATGTGgttcatatattatatacaactgtaagttaTTATATTACTGCTTACAGTATATTCCTGAATTGAGTTTTCAAAAGAGATTTTTCgccttgctggagccacgaacagggtgacCAAAAATAAGGAGGGTAGGtgaaaaatgcagccagaactgcagcagaaggttctttaaaaacaagaagaacggctgcagcctggcgcaaagaaaataaatgtgaactactGACTCAGACTGAGCGCAGAAAGGGCAGGCGGCGTCCGAGTCCGTAGTGAAGCAGGATCTCCCCTTACGCGAGTGCTCCGTTTAGCACCCTCCATCCCACgaccccagctcccctggagaccagcggggagtacagggcctgcCACTGGCGACCGAGGCCCTTCTATGGTCGGAGGTGCTCCTGCCAAGCGGTGTCTTAGCGGGAGACAAGGGCGAGGAAATGGAGAGGAAATGGAGAGTGTGGAGCACCATCGCTTACAGGATAGCCTCCTCGACGCTGATcgcaatttatatattaaatgaagTTTATAATTATCGGTTGTATATCAACATTCATTTTTAAGGAACTCTTTTTTCAGGTTTTGGTAAAACACACAGATAAAGACTTAAagtaatttagctttttttttttttttttttacagaaccaTATCCATGTGATACTGAAATTGTTCGCTGCgattattttagaaatgtttctgcTTTGCCATCACTGACAATATATTGCAAagtaaaatacactgaacaacaACCCAGTTTTACATGGTGTAAGCAACAAAGGGACACCTGCACTTCAATGGATGATACAGGCAGAACTGAAATAGGCTGGCATCAATTGAACAAACATGCAGGAATATCTTCTTGCACTTTATACAATATCACTTCAAATGATGCTGGGTATTATTGGTGTAAAGCTTCAGTAAATCACCCTTGTGAAGCACAAAGCAAGTGGAGTCATTCTATTGCAGTATCTGTTTCAGGTGAGTTTAAACtttcaattttatatttttgcaacGTTGTTATTGTGCTGTTAGCTTTCTTTAGTCTTTTTGGTAACTtgttatttagttagttagttttggTCATCTGATGtaaatatttgaagaaaaaaaaacataacatatcaAAAGTATTGGCATTTCTCACTAATTGCATTTGCATTTGACAAGAAACAGGCACTATACACACAAGACAGGTTCAGGTCTCTCAGTGTTCCACTGAGTTCAGTTCTGTGAGCCATAGTCTTTAAATTGTATGTGGTACATActgatatacaaatatattttaatcttgaCCCAAACCATACGATGGGTGTATCGTAGTGCCTGGCATCAAACACTGGGGCCCTGACTTTCCACTGTGGGTTTTTGCCCACCTCATACATTAAGCAAAGTGTGAGTAATTTGGCCATAGTGGAAAATACAGAGACCCTGTCTGCTGCTAAATACAGGAAATACTACATTTGCATTTACCTCCCCTCAAATAATGTCCTTTTGCCATTTAAGAAACATTTCAAGGAATTGACAAACACTAGaaattttaattcatgtttttgtgtctTCCAGCATGCTGTAACATAGTTCAATTATCTGAGACTGTAATTATATGTATATAGTtcaatatctaatatatatatatatatatatatatatatatatatatatatatatatatatatatatatatatataacaggtaaTTAGTAATGGGttcttttacagtaaaatatagtacaTCTACAAGTTACTGTCATCGTGAATTAATCATTAACCGAGTGTGTGTACCATCCCAATGTGAAATGGTGATGGAAATATTACAGAGTACTTAAAGCTTTTAATCAGAAAGGTCCCGGAAATGTGTTTTCACAGGTCAGTGGCAGTGTTTTTAATATCTCAGTGAGTTTGTTATGCTTTTGTTATGGTAGAGATAAAGTATGGTACTATACCAGGAATGACCATACCTGGCATTCTCTGGTCCCTATACCAGCTTTCCAACACTCAATTCTGTAGTCACATCACACCATGTGTCAATGGCACTACTGCAGTGCATACAATATGTTAATGTTATCAAATGTAATCAATCAGGAGGACAAAGAGGTATTTTAGGTAATATCCTTTCCACACATCACTGGTCTTCTTTTCATGTGAATCTACttctatgttatttttttaaagaaataaatccaACTGCAACTGAAGATTGTATACCGGGGTCTCATCATGGTATGTGTTTAAACTTGCTCATTGTACTATAAGTCCTGCCTACACCTATGTTTGTAAAACTTCGTGTTGCTTATCAAGCGTTATCATTGTGTGATTCTAACAGACAGGTGTGTTTACGAGCTTAATGTAGAGTGTAAATGACTAACTGAGAAAAAGATCATTGTTAACAAAGAAATGGTTTTTAGAAAAATAGGAATTTTATCAATATCAAAACATAAATCACAGGTCATAATGCTTGCAGTTTTTCAGAATGTTGTAATTATGGAAAATATAGCATTAAATGAATTGCTctgggttttgtttgtgttaactgGCGCACTGGTGTGAGTCTTGTTTTGTGGATTGGTTAAACAATTAGTGAGTTACTAATACTTTATAACACttacagataatacaaaaaagatgACAAAGTCTAGCAGTCTCCTCTTCTTTCTCTGGTCTAACATGCCTAACCTGTAGTTAACATCATTCTTCAACTGTTCTCCAGTACAGCTTGTTACCCTCCTGTACCTTTTTAATTTCCTGAGATAAACAGATTCACAATCCATGCATGTGACCAGCACGCCCTGCTAATAAGATACATTACTAGAGATTACAAGACCCAGATATTAGTACAGAACGGTACAAGACACCAACAACCTCCATATCATACCCAAATAAGGAATGTCtccttatcagtaactttccacaagcttgcctttacattgagTTAAATCAAATTTAGAGACAAAGCAGTTTTTCCAGGTATTATATTTGCAAGCAGTATTAGTATGAAgtatgcagaatccagtgtataTTGAAGTTGTGATTGTTATTTCTACATCGTCTTGGTTACTCCAGAAGTACTTACCATCCTGCTGACCATTGGCCGCTTTGTCCTGATGATTGTTTTTGCTGCAGCCTTTGTCATGCTTGTAGTTTACGAGTTTCAGAAGTTGAAAGGTAAGGACCACATTTGTTAATGATTTTATGAACTATAATTGTACCTAATAGCTTTTACAGTACTGACTTTAAagttaaatataatgttttttgatACCTGGgagaacaaaatgtaaaaaagaaagtgtCCATTTGTGCTTCATGCAAATGATGCAATGTGATAAGTCTTTGCAATCAATATTTTTTGTGGTGAAACTACTGAAAGCAAGATTAGTATATCTTAAGGTATCAGTGGTAAATGTAAATATATCTTTACATAAAGCATGCTACAATGATCATAATCATTTTTTAGAAGTATGGAACGGGCTCAATTTATGTTCTTCCTTCTAgggaaacaaaatgaacagaaacagGATCAGGAAATGGTACTGTATCAGTTAAACTACcttttatacaaatacatgaaCACTCAGACCACTGCAAGCCATAGCATACTTCTACCTAGGCGACCGCATAACGCACGACATCTTTACCTGTTTGTTCTGGATGGGTCAAATGTCAGGAATGTCAGTTTACTAGACTGTGCCCCCCATTAGTTTTATTATAGTATTTGCCATTATAGTGTACTGATAGTACAATAAACTATtgtcaaaatgcattttcagcacgttttattttttttttaacaaggagtTACTTCAATAAGGTATCGATTAACAAAGCGCCTTGGAGTAGATTCAATGTAAAGCTTATGCGCAGTTGAGTTCAGAGAAGCTGTGTGAATTGCGCTGCTTTACAATACCACCTGGAAGTTGGTCAGTTATTTCCGGTTCCTTATTTACAatgtagttgacaaagcagcgtGCCATTTTCCTGTGTCTTTGAACTCACTTACACATCTTGCTGAATAAATGTTTTGGTTCCATTTTAAAGACAATCACTCCCTCTTTtaagaacaaaaaactaaaatattaattaaaaagctGTATTAGCGGTGTAAATATTACCCACTTGTTTTGCCCCTTCCCCCCTTAGATGCCTTGTTCACTAGATATTAAGCTGGCCAAATAAGAAGCAGGCCGAAGAATCCAACTTCAGCAGTGTAGGAAACGAGGCAAGGAAATACGTAAATCCATACACCATGtcaagacaaaaaaatatatatatatattcctgattTAGAAGTCAAAAATATGGGACAGAGGAGGTCAAAAGTTTTGTTACTGATACGCTAGATTTTctgtacatatatagatatataaactcAACCACAATGccataataaataagtaaaagataatcaattcaaataaatacattaaaataattatattagtcAACTGCAGTCtagtatttacaaaaacatgttttgcctGTAAGAGCCCAGTTTAACTAAATACCTACTTaaaacagtaaacacatttttgttattcattattatattttattt
The Polyodon spathula isolate WHYD16114869_AA chromosome 9, ASM1765450v1, whole genome shotgun sequence genome window above contains:
- the LOC121321125 gene encoding B- and T-lymphocyte attenuator-like isoform X2, with protein sequence MRTLTINCTVNYCEEEPEVTWCKILGSDCKPLNARVETSWNQPSIHSAVSSLTFFNISLNDSGQYRCKAVDVRGISSVGHSITVNVSQPYPCDTEIVRCDYFRNVSALPSLTIYCKVKYTEQQPSFTWCKQQRDTCTSMDDTGRTEIGWHQLNKHAGISSCTLYNITSNDAGYYWCKASVNHPCEAQSKWSHSIAVSVSEINPTATEDCIPGSHHEVLTILLTIGRFVLMIVFAAAFVMLVVYEFQKLKGKQNEQKQDQEMTGIPTDDAGGQEPVSERQQDTTKVASDSDEYENEPV
- the LOC121321125 gene encoding uncharacterized protein LOC121321125 isoform X1, whose protein sequence is MRTLTINCTVNYCEEEPEVTWCKILGSDCKPLNARVETSWNQPSIHSAVSSLTFFNISLNDSGQYRCKAVDVRGISSVGHSITVNVSQPYPCDTEIVRCDYFRNVSALPSLTIYCKVKYTEQQPSFTWCKQQRDTCTSMDDTGRTEIGWHQLNKHAGISSCTLYNITSNDAGYYWCKASVNHPCEAQSKWSHSIAVSVSEINPTATEDCIPGSHHEVLTILLTIGRFVLMIVFAAAFVMLVVYEFQKLKGKQNEQKQDQEMVLYQLNYLLYKYMNTQTTASHSILLPRRPHNARHLYLFVLDGSNVRNVSLLDCAPH